A single window of Magnetococcus marinus MC-1 DNA harbors:
- a CDS encoding DUF2232 domain-containing protein, whose amino-acid sequence MERILYHPAVSGLLAALMAVVVIHGAQLAPLALMLVSLPIYMTGFRNGSRAALLALTVPVFALLLEGREPLVLFLGLGPYLLLPWLVVRWVRERGLGLQQAMGYGFLLGSVAVVLITLNGPTADPDSVLNHYLDLQKNAMVTEVTKQQTASALSPEQQAAFVNAVEQIVHTMRYLFAALVVLAWFLIQTLNLHLSRVMLSAQGAWHGEGEEALRALRLPQFWVWVVLLLVTFSYVGTGSLQQVAVNLLIFSLIPYLFQGWAVLDSWFRFKRIKRAIRLLFWAMVLLFWLQQFMLMLVLMGLFDTWFDFRQKMVESQNREG is encoded by the coding sequence ATGGAGCGCATCCTCTACCACCCGGCGGTGTCGGGTCTTCTCGCTGCCTTGATGGCCGTGGTGGTTATCCATGGCGCCCAGCTTGCCCCGCTGGCGTTGATGTTGGTCTCCCTGCCCATTTATATGACAGGGTTTCGCAACGGTAGCCGGGCTGCGTTGCTCGCTTTGACCGTACCGGTGTTTGCGCTGCTGTTGGAAGGTCGTGAGCCGCTGGTGCTGTTTTTGGGGTTAGGTCCCTACCTGTTGCTTCCCTGGCTGGTTGTCAGGTGGGTGCGGGAGCGGGGGCTTGGCCTTCAGCAAGCCATGGGCTACGGCTTTTTACTCGGTAGTGTGGCGGTGGTGCTCATTACTTTAAATGGGCCTACCGCAGATCCCGACTCGGTGTTGAACCACTATCTGGATTTGCAAAAAAACGCCATGGTGACCGAGGTTACCAAACAGCAAACAGCGTCAGCCCTAAGCCCAGAGCAGCAGGCTGCTTTTGTTAACGCGGTGGAGCAGATTGTACACACCATGCGTTATCTGTTTGCGGCGCTGGTGGTATTGGCTTGGTTTTTGATCCAGACACTCAATCTGCACCTTAGTCGTGTGATGCTCAGCGCCCAAGGGGCGTGGCATGGCGAAGGAGAAGAGGCTCTGCGGGCGCTACGTCTGCCGCAGTTTTGGGTCTGGGTGGTGCTGCTGTTGGTCACCTTTAGCTATGTTGGCACGGGTAGCTTGCAGCAGGTCGCCGTCAACCTACTGATTTTCAGCCTGATACCCTACCTATTTCAGGGTTGGGCGGTGCTGGACAGTTGGTTTCGGTTTAAGCGGATAAAGAGAGCCATTCGTCTGCTCTTTTGGGCGATGGTACTGCTCTTTTGGTTACAACAGTTTATGCTCATGCTGGTCCTTATGGGCCTGTTCGATACATGGTTTGATTTTCGCCAAAAGATGGTGGAGTCGCAAAATAGGGAAGGGTGA
- a CDS encoding FmdB family zinc ribbon protein encodes MPLYDYKCDSCSHTFEVQHRMSETPELSCPKCAASQVRKILSTGGIVGSTKLGQDSAPAPSPCAGGACGMGGGCPIG; translated from the coding sequence ATGCCGCTTTATGACTATAAATGCGACAGCTGTAGCCACACCTTTGAGGTTCAGCATAGAATGTCTGAGACACCAGAACTAAGCTGCCCCAAGTGTGCAGCCAGTCAGGTACGCAAGATACTCTCGACCGGCGGTATTGTCGGTTCGACAAAACTGGGTCAGGATAGCGCTCCAGCACCATCACCATGTGCCGGTGGTGCCTGTGGTATGGGGGGTGGTTGCCCCATCGGGTAA
- the rplI gene encoding 50S ribosomal protein L9 has translation MEVILLEKIGKIGNLGEVVKVRSGYGRNFLIPQGKALPATSENKSVFEAQRADYEARQAEILADAETLAAKVDEVSVVMKRPAGAMDKLFGSVTSADIAVFYKDLGLNIPRNIIDVLTPIRTLGEHQVRVRLHPDVVRVISIQVERAVK, from the coding sequence ATGGAAGTAATCCTTCTGGAAAAGATTGGTAAGATCGGCAACCTCGGCGAAGTGGTCAAGGTGCGTTCCGGTTATGGTCGTAATTTTCTCATCCCCCAAGGTAAGGCTCTGCCTGCTACGAGTGAGAATAAATCGGTTTTTGAAGCGCAACGTGCCGACTATGAAGCACGCCAAGCTGAGATCCTTGCGGATGCCGAAACGTTGGCCGCTAAGGTAGACGAAGTATCGGTGGTTATGAAACGCCCCGCCGGTGCCATGGACAAGCTGTTTGGTTCTGTGACCAGTGCTGACATTGCGGTATTCTACAAAGATTTGGGGCTTAACATTCCCCGTAACATCATCGACGTGCTGACCCCTATCCGTACCCTGGGTGAGCATCAGGTGCGTGTACGTTTACACCCCGATGTGGTGCGTGTTATTAGCATCCAGGTTGAGCGTGCCGTCAAGTAA